CTGGCTGGATCTTAAAACCAGGCAACTTAGAATCACAAAATTTTCTTATTTGCCGTACTCATTTGTTGAGTTGAGCCGGAAGATAAAAGTTAATTTGCCGGCAGAGATATATTTTAAGGATTGTGTTTCCAAAGTAGTTGAAATAATAGATGGAAACAAGTTGATTCTTGGTAAAAGGCCTGTGAGAGTCGTTGGCGCCGGAGAACCGGTAAATATTCTTGACCCCTCTCTGGAAGTGGAAGGATTTTTTACTAAGAGTGATCTTGAATATATTGAGGCGGCAAAAGCTTTTGATATTCATAATTATATGCTTTCATTCACGGAACAAGAGAAAGATATTCTTGAGATATTAAAAGCTGACCCCAAAGCCCGAATAATTGCCAAAATTGAATCTTTAAGAGGGTTAAGTTTTGTCAGAGAAGTATATCCTAAATATCGAAGACAAGTTCGATTAATGGCGGCTCGTGATGATCTCTATATTAATATAGGTAGAGAAAAGACAAAGATATTTGATATACTCGCAGAAATTATCAGAGCAGACTCAAGGGCAATAGTCGCTTCGAGAATCTTGACGTCTTTAGAGGAAAAAGAAGTGGTGGAAATGGCAGATATTTCCGATTTAAGGTTGATGTTTTTAATGGGTTATAGGTATTTTTTGTTGAGCGACATGATTTGTTTTCATGAAGATTCTTTTAAGAAAGCTATGGAGATATTGAATTTTTTTGAAAGAGAGGTGGCTAATGAAAAAAAGTAAAGTTATTTGCGGTCTTGGATTTGGCGACGAAGGTAAGGGTTCTCTAATTGATTTTTTGGTAAGGCATTACAAAATACCCTTAGTGGTTAGGTACACAGGCGGTCCGCAAGCAGGGCACAATGTAGTCGAACCAAATGGTCGGTGGCATTGTTTTGCCCAATTCGGAGCAGGAACATTAGTCCCCGAGATCAAGACATTTCTTTCCAAACAGATGTTGGTTAAGTTGGAAAATCTGGATCAAGAAGCGCGGGTTTTAAAGAGTAAAGGAGTGGAGAAGGTGTTCGAAAGGTTAATAATTGATACAGATGCCACTATTATCACTCCGGCCCATAAAATGATATGCCAAATGATGGAAATAGGCCGAAAAGAACGCCGATTCGGTTCTTGTGGGGTAGGTGTTGGACAAGCCTTATATGATAGAGAAAAGGGTCTAGGAATAGTGATGGGAGATGTCTTAGATGAAAATGCCTTAAGGGTAAAATTAGAACATCTAATTGGGATAAAACTCAAAGAGGCTGAAAAAATTTTCAAAAAATGTCCATCTCTGGAGATGAAGGAAATCTATGATTACTTTCTAGACAGAGTCAATCCTCGAATGCTTGCGCAATTTTATTCTCATTTTCTAAAAACAGCAAAAATCAATTTAGAAAAAGAGGATTATTTCTTTAGAACCATTAAACAAGAAATTGAGATGGTTTTTGAAGGAGCTCAAGGCGCACTTCTTGATTCAATTTATGGATTCAGTCCGTATATTACAAAAACCAGGGCGACGTTTCATAATGCAGAAAAAATTCTGAGACAAGTTTCAAAAATTGAAAAGATAGGAGTTGTTAGAGCATATCTTACCCGTCACGGACCAGGACCTTTTGTAACAGAAGATATTAATTTGGGGAAGAAGGTTAACGATTCATATAATCCGGAGAATAGATGGCAAGGAAAATTACGTTCAGGATGGTTTGATTTATTGGCTATTCGATATGGAGTTTTGATTAATGAGGGAGTTGATTGGATTGCTTTGACGAATTTAGACCAACTTTCAGGACTAAAGACAATAAGGGTCTGTACTTCTTATGACTACCATGGAGATTTGCGAATTCTTGAACCTTATTTCAAATGGGAATCTATTGGAAAGAGAAGAGCAAAAATTTTTGCCTTCAAAAAACCGGATATCAATTCAGTAAAAATCGGTGAATTGGCTCAAATTTTATTCCAATGCAAACCCTTGGAATATAAAGAATTTGCAGGGTGGAGAGAAG
The nucleotide sequence above comes from Patescibacteria group bacterium. Encoded proteins:
- a CDS encoding pyruvate kinase, which codes for MNKGRIRIIGTLPPYVDHRGAIIGHPLISGLRFNTIMPIAEDKNSLLLRLVREAKGKKIWLDLKTRQLRITKFSYLPYSFVELSRKIKVNLPAEIYFKDCVSKVVEIIDGNKLILGKRPVRVVGAGEPVNILDPSLEVEGFFTKSDLEYIEAAKAFDIHNYMLSFTEQEKDILEILKADPKARIIAKIESLRGLSFVREVYPKYRRQVRLMAARDDLYINIGREKTKIFDILAEIIRADSRAIVASRILTSLEEKEVVEMADISDLRLMFLMGYRYFLLSDMICFHEDSFKKAMEILNFFEREVANEKK
- a CDS encoding adenylosuccinate synthetase, which codes for MKKSKVICGLGFGDEGKGSLIDFLVRHYKIPLVVRYTGGPQAGHNVVEPNGRWHCFAQFGAGTLVPEIKTFLSKQMLVKLENLDQEARVLKSKGVEKVFERLIIDTDATIITPAHKMICQMMEIGRKERRFGSCGVGVGQALYDREKGLGIVMGDVLDENALRVKLEHLIGIKLKEAEKIFKKCPSLEMKEIYDYFLDRVNPRMLAQFYSHFLKTAKINLEKEDYFFRTIKQEIEMVFEGAQGALLDSIYGFSPYITKTRATFHNAEKILRQVSKIEKIGVVRAYLTRHGPGPFVTEDINLGKKVNDSYNPENRWQGKLRSGWFDLLAIRYGVLINEGVDWIALTNLDQLSGLKTIRVCTSYDYHGDLRILEPYFKWESIGKRRAKIFAFKKPDINSVKIGELAQILFQCKPLEYKEFAGWREDLTNIRTFKKLPSQAQEYIKFLQNSGGLGVPIKIVSVNPTWEGKILLD